The Streptomyces kanamyceticus DNA segment GAGCGCGGCGACGACGGCTAGCCGCACGGCTGTGGGTGTGGCGGCGCTGGCCAGTCGCATGGCCTTGGGCGCGGCCGTAAGCCTGGGCTTTCATCGGTTGCGCATGGCATGAGCATGCAAGGAAGCTGTCCGGGCTGTGACACGCGCGTCCCCCACCGTCCGTGTATCAACAGCCCCTGCCAGGCGCGCGGTTGGCGCGCGCGCCTGGCGGCAGGGCCATGAGCGGTTCTCCCACGCGCGGCCGGGGACGCATCGACGATCCGACGTAGGAGTGGCGATGCGTACAGACCGAACCGGAACCCGAACCCGCACCCGAACCCGGGCTCGAACTTCGCTGCGACCGGCGGCAGTTGCCGTCACCCTGGCCGCCGTCGGCGCCCTGTTCGCCATGCCCGGCGCGGCCCACGCCGGTACCGCACCCGACGCCGCCGCGGCCTCGGCGACGGCCTCCGGGCACGGCCTGGAGCAGTTCCAGGCCCGGCACGGACTGCCGAGGACCGGCTCCGTCGACCCCGCGACCGCCAGAGCCCTGCGGACCGCCTCCGACGCCGAACTGCACAGGACCTTCCGGACCGCCGCCGACCTCGGCCCGGAGGAACTCGCCAACGCCCGCACCGTCATCGGTGTCGGCAAGGGCGCCCAGATCCCCGAGCAGGGACAGGTCATCGCGCTGATGACCGCCATGCAGGAGTCGAAGTTCGTCAACTACCTCACCCCGGTGGACCACGACTCGCTCGGCATCTTCCAGCAGCGCCCCAGCACCGGATGGGGCACGCCCGAACAGATCACCGACGTGCCCACCTCGTCCAAGTCCTTCTACGGAGTGGCCCCCTTCGGCAGCAACCCGGGCCTGATCCAGATCGACGGCTGGCAGACGATGCCGCCCGGCGAGGTCTGCCAGGCGGTCCAGGTCTCGGCCTACCCCGACCGCTACGCGCAGTGGGAGCAGTTCGCCCGCGACCTGCTCGCCCAGGAGGGACCCTCGGTCCCGCCCATCCCCTGAGCCGACCCACCTCGTCTCCCACACCCCACCCCCCCCATCTCCCTAGGAGCCCGTATGCGCAAGAGACTTCGCTCCACGGCGGTCGCCGCGGTCGCCGTCGGCGCCCTCGTCACCCCGGCCGCCGCCGCCCAGGCCGCCCCCACGCCCACGCCCCCGCACGCGGCGGCCGTGCTCGGCCACGGCTCGAAGGCCGGGACCGCCGTCGTCAGTGGACAGAACGAGCCGGGCACCCGGCTGCGCGTCGACGGCGTGCGGACCAGGAGCGCCCACACGCTGGAGGTCGACTACCAGGTCCAGGAGACCGGCTACTGGTGCGGCCCTGCCGCCACCCGCATCGCGCTGTCCGCCCGCATCGCCCCGCCAGGCCAGGGCGCGTTGGCCGCACAGCTCGGCACCACCGAAGCGGGCACCGACCACATCGGCCAGGTGACCGGCGTCCTCAACGCCAACCTCGGCACCGGCTGGTACGAGACCAAGGAGATGCCGAACGATCCGCCCACCCAGGCCCAGAAGGACCTGCTCTGGCACGACGTCGTCCTGGACATCGACAACAACTACCCGATCGTCGCCAACATCGTCGCCCCGCCCGGCAACCAGCCGCCCGGCTACCCGTCGGACCAGACGATCTACCACTACTTCACGGTGATCGGCTACGACGACGCGAACCGGACGGTCCTCATCGCCGACCCGGCCTCCTTCGGCGGGAACCAGATCTACTGGCTCTCCTTCGACCAACTCGCCAGCCTGATCCCGCCGAAGGGCTATGCCGCCTGAGCCGTACGGAAAGTCAAGGCCGTGAGTGGCGCGGAACGGGGAACCCGCCACTTATGGCCTGTCGTCTTCCTTGACACATATGAACGGCCTGACTCGGCAGGTACCCGAAGAAGAGGCTGGACGCGGCCGACGCGTCACGGGAAGGCGGTCGAGCTGAGATGGACATCACTCTGCACGGACCCGACGAGCTGAGCCCCGCGCTCCGTCTGGCCTGGCATCGGGCGACGGACCTGTCGCCGGTGTACGCCAACCCGTTCCTGACGCCGGAGTTCGCGGCCGGTGTGGCCAGGCACCGCGGCGGGGCACGGGTGGCGGTCCTGCGCGAGAACGGCGAGCCCGTCGGCTTCCTCCCCTTCGAGCGCAACGCGTTCGGCGTCGGCCGGGCGATAGGGCTCGGCCTCTCCGACTGCCAGGCGCTCGTGCACCGCCCGGGGGTCGTGTGGGACACCGGGGAGCTGCTGCGCGCCTGCGGCCTCGCGGTCTTCGAGTTCGACCACCTGGTCGAGGAGCAGGAGCCGTTCGCCGGTTCCGTCACCGGCACCTTCGCCTCCCCGGTGCTCGACCTCAAGGTCGGCGAGGAGAGCTACCCGGAGTGGCTGCGGGGCGCCTACCCGGGGCTTGCCAAGACGACGCTGAAGAAGGAACGCCGCCTGGGCCGCGACCACGGTGAGGTGCGGTTCGTCTACGACGAGCGGGACCCGCGGGCCCTGCGCACCCTCATGCGGTGGAAGTCCGCCCAGTACCGCAGGACGGGCCGGATGGACCGGTTCGCCAAGCCGTGGATAGTCGACCTGGTGGACGATCTGTTCCACGTCCGCGAGGAGCACTTCACCGGCGTCCTCTCGGTGGTGTACGCCGGGGACCGGCCGGTCGCCGCACACTTCGGCCCGGTCTCGCGCACGGTCTTCGCCGCCTGGTTCACCGCGTACGACCCCGAGTTGAGCTACTACTCGCCCGGCCTGATGATGCACCTGCGGATGGCCGAGGCCGCGGGCAGGGACGGGGTGCGCGTGATGGACATGGGGCGCGGCGACAAGGAGTACAAGGACTGGCTCAAAACCCGTGAGCTGCGGGTGGGCGAGGGGTTCGCGACCCGGCCCCACCCGGTGGCGACCGCGCACAGGATGTGGCG contains these protein-coding regions:
- a CDS encoding peptidoglycan-binding domain-containing protein; amino-acid sequence: MPGAAHAGTAPDAAAASATASGHGLEQFQARHGLPRTGSVDPATARALRTASDAELHRTFRTAADLGPEELANARTVIGVGKGAQIPEQGQVIALMTAMQESKFVNYLTPVDHDSLGIFQQRPSTGWGTPEQITDVPTSSKSFYGVAPFGSNPGLIQIDGWQTMPPGEVCQAVQVSAYPDRYAQWEQFARDLLAQEGPSVPPIP
- a CDS encoding GNAT family N-acetyltransferase, giving the protein MDITLHGPDELSPALRLAWHRATDLSPVYANPFLTPEFAAGVARHRGGARVAVLRENGEPVGFLPFERNAFGVGRAIGLGLSDCQALVHRPGVVWDTGELLRACGLAVFEFDHLVEEQEPFAGSVTGTFASPVLDLKVGEESYPEWLRGAYPGLAKTTLKKERRLGRDHGEVRFVYDERDPRALRTLMRWKSAQYRRTGRMDRFAKPWIVDLVDDLFHVREEHFTGVLSVVYAGDRPVAAHFGPVSRTVFAAWFTAYDPELSYYSPGLMMHLRMAEAAGRDGVRVMDMGRGDKEYKDWLKTRELRVGEGFATRPHPVATAHRMWRRPVRGLRNTVLAHPALRERADRLLKTVGNLRTSSGPAPRGPAPRGR
- a CDS encoding C39 family peptidase; translation: MRKRLRSTAVAAVAVGALVTPAAAAQAAPTPTPPHAAAVLGHGSKAGTAVVSGQNEPGTRLRVDGVRTRSAHTLEVDYQVQETGYWCGPAATRIALSARIAPPGQGALAAQLGTTEAGTDHIGQVTGVLNANLGTGWYETKEMPNDPPTQAQKDLLWHDVVLDIDNNYPIVANIVAPPGNQPPGYPSDQTIYHYFTVIGYDDANRTVLIADPASFGGNQIYWLSFDQLASLIPPKGYAA